In Thermococcus chitonophagus, the genomic stretch CTTCTCATCCTGCAGGAGTTTCCTTTCTATCTCCCTATCTTCCTCGGGAGTTCTTCCTCTCGGAGCAGTTCCAGCTATTGGATTTATCCTGAATATCCTGCCCTCCACTGAACCCATCGTTTCCGGTGAAGCTCCAACGAGGGTCTTCTCAAATTCAAGGAGGAAGGTGTAGGGCGAGGGATTTATCTCCGTTAGCCGAGCGTAGATATCGAAAGGATCAAGGTCGGTTTTGACCTCGTACTGCCTTGAAAGAACAACCTGGAAGACGTCTCCTGAGTATATGTAGTCCTTTCCCCGCTCAACGATTTTCATGAACTCCTCCTTGTCTGCATCCGTTCTTATTATCTTAGAACCGCCGTCACCCAGGCTTATTCTTTCGCTTTCCGCTTTTCTCACTATCTCCTCTGGGCTGAAGGGAGGCTGTCTGAGGTAAAAGAAGTAGAAATCGCCGTTTAGGTGGTCATAAACAAAGGTCCATGGATAATAGGCGAATATTGAAGGTTCTTCAATGCTGCCTTCAATATAATTGTGAACGGAATCGTATGCTATATACCCTACGAACCCGGCTAGGAACCTCTCTCCTTCAACTCTGTCCTTCATTAGTCCCTTTAGGGCTTTGAATGGGTTTGTTTCTTCCTTTATTCTTTCTCCATCTAGATACGTCCCTTTCCCGGATATCTTTACGATGAACTCTGGTTCTGCCGATATGAACGTAAACCTTGCCTTTTTGCTGTCCTTCTCTGCTGAGCGGAGGATGAAGGGGTATGAAAGCTCCCTAATGGCGGAGTAGAGCTTGAGTGGGTCAACGTACTTCAGCTTTTTGATAGGCATGCGATCTCCTCCAGCTTTCTGAGCATTTCCCTTCCGAGAACATTTTCTACAGCTTCAACTCCCTCCTTCAAATCCTTGACAACTTTCGAAGCGTATAGTGCCGTTGCGGCATTGATTAAGATGAAATTCCTATCCTCGCTCCTTCCATTTCCTGCTAAAACTGCTTTCACTCTCTCGGCGCTTTCCTGGGGAGAGTTGCAGGGGACTACCTTAACCCTCTCTAGGCCAAAATCTTCTGGTGTAACCTTGTAGACTTCGACATTTCTTCCGTTGACTTCGGCAACTATGGTTTCATCCCCTGGGTTCACTTCATCTAATCCTGATCCGTGCACTACTAGGGCCCTCTCCACTCCCAAGAATGTTAGTGCCTTTGCAATCTTCTCCACGAGTTCTGGGGAGTTAACCCCAACAACTTGGTAGCTGGGCTCTGCTGGACTTGCCAAAGGTCCCAAGATGTTAAAGACAGTCTTTATTCTTAGTAGCTTTCTGACTGGCATTATCCTCTTCAGCGCGGGATGGTACATCGGTGCAAATAGAAAAGTAAAGTTTGCTTTTTCGACCATTTCTCTAGCTTTCTCCGGTGGGATCTTGATGTTTATTCCTAAGGCCTCGAGAAGGTTCGCTGAACCGCTCTTTGATGTTATTGAAACATTGCCGTGCTTTGCAACTTTTGTAAATGCCGAGAGTATTATTGCCGAGGCGGTACTAACATTTATCGTTGAGGCTCCATCTCCTCCCGTTCCTGCAGTGTCTGCTACTTTGCCGAGATCAACCTTTATTGCATGGTCTCTCATGGCCCTTGCGAGCCCCGCTATTTCTTCGGCCGTGTACCCTTTGGTCTGCAGTGCTGCTAGATACGCAGCTATCCTAACTTCGCTTTCCCTCATTAGCTCGCTGAAAAGGTTGTACGCTTCCTTAAACGTAAGATTTTCCCCCTCGATAATTTTCTCCAACATTAAAGATCAGCCTCCACAAAAGTTTTGAGAAGTGCCCCAGGATCTTCAGCCTTCATTAGGGCAGTTCCTATGAGTGCTGCATCGGCAACTTTTAGGGCTCTCCTGAGGTCTTCGATCGTGGCTATACCACTTTCGCTGACTTTCACAAATTTCCTTGGTATTTTTGGTGCAAGCCTCTCCGTCAGTGATACATTGCCATCATCGAGCTCTAACTTCCCTATATCCCTGTTGTTTATCCCTATCATTGTCGAGTTCGTAGTTAGGGCTATTCCTAGCTCTTCTTCTGTATGCACTTCAACGAGGGTGTCAAGTCCGTGCTCTTTGGCATAGTCGACGAACTCTGGGAGTCTATCCCTTAGAATTCTGGTTATCAGGAGTATTGCCGAACCTCCAGCTTCGGCTGTTTTCTCAATTTCCTCTTTTGTTGTAATGAAGTCCTTCCTGAGAACTGGTAGCTCCGTTTCCCTGCAGAGCTTTTTGAAAAATTCGAAACTTCCCTTAAAGTACTTGGGATCTGTTATGTATGAAATACCTACTGCTCCTGCTTCCTCGTATTTCCTGAGTATCTCAAAAGGATCCCTGCCCCTTAAAAGGTCGCCATACTTTGGAGAATAGACTTTAAGCTCGGCTATTATGGCGTTTTTCTTAGAGGTTCTTATTGCCCTGCTTAATCCAAAAACCATCACCCATTTGAGCCCACCGAAACTGAAGGATTTCCTAAATAAATTTAAAAGTTTGGACATTTTTGCCTATCCATATTCCATTCGGAAAAAGATTTAACCC encodes the following:
- a CDS encoding anthranilate synthase component I, translated to MPIKKLKYVDPLKLYSAIRELSYPFILRSAEKDSKKARFTFISAEPEFIVKISGKGTYLDGERIKEETNPFKALKGLMKDRVEGERFLAGFVGYIAYDSVHNYIEGSIEEPSIFAYYPWTFVYDHLNGDFYFFYLRQPPFSPEEIVRKAESERISLGDGGSKIIRTDADKEEFMKIVERGKDYIYSGDVFQVVLSRQYEVKTDLDPFDIYARLTEINPSPYTFLLEFEKTLVGASPETMGSVEGRIFRINPIAGTAPRGRTPEEDREIERKLLQDEKERAEHVMLVDLARNDVRIVSKPTTVRLVRFFDVIKYSHVQHIESEVVGELAEDKDMFDAIEASFPAGTLTGAPKIRAMEIIDELERSRRKVYGGAVGYFSATGYADFAIAIRMAEIERRAYIRAGAGIVADSVPEKEFYETENKMKAVLKAFGVSGYDTDS
- the trpD gene encoding anthranilate phosphoribosyltransferase — protein: MLEKIIEGENLTFKEAYNLFSELMRESEVRIAAYLAALQTKGYTAEEIAGLARAMRDHAIKVDLGKVADTAGTGGDGASTINVSTASAIILSAFTKVAKHGNVSITSKSGSANLLEALGINIKIPPEKAREMVEKANFTFLFAPMYHPALKRIMPVRKLLRIKTVFNILGPLASPAEPSYQVVGVNSPELVEKIAKALTFLGVERALVVHGSGLDEVNPGDETIVAEVNGRNVEVYKVTPEDFGLERVKVVPCNSPQESAERVKAVLAGNGRSEDRNFILINAATALYASKVVKDLKEGVEAVENVLGREMLRKLEEIACLSKS
- the trpC gene encoding indole-3-glycerol phosphate synthase TrpC; amino-acid sequence: MMVFGLSRAIRTSKKNAIIAELKVYSPKYGDLLRGRDPFEILRKYEEAGAVGISYITDPKYFKGSFEFFKKLCRETELPVLRKDFITTKEEIEKTAEAGGSAILLITRILRDRLPEFVDYAKEHGLDTLVEVHTEEELGIALTTNSTMIGINNRDIGKLELDDGNVSLTERLAPKIPRKFVKVSESGIATIEDLRRALKVADAALIGTALMKAEDPGALLKTFVEADL